The nucleotide window ACTCCCCACTAAGTTATGGATAGCACCTCCTACAAAGATGGATGAGCATCAGCTAACTGAAGAAGGATTTTATAAGATATTTAAAAATAGTGGAGCTCGAACAGAAATGCCCGGTTGCTCTCTTTGTATGGGCAACCAAGCTAGAGTAGAGCCTGAATCTACTGTGATTTCAACATCAACCAGAAACTTTCCAAATAGATTAGGAGATAATGCAAATGTATATTTAGCTTCTGCAGAATTAGCTGCCATTACTTCTACTCTAGGATATATTCCTTCTATGGAAGAATACTCAAATTACATGAATGAAATTAATACAATGACTCAAGATATTTATAGATATCTTAACTTTAATGAAGTGGCCTCGTATCAAAAAGCTGCAAAAGAAGCAATTTTGCCTTCTATTACAGTAGAGACACTATAGCCTGAGAATAACATGACATTTATTGTCGGTGATTCTTGCGTTAAATGTAAACTTACAGACTGTGTAGAAGTTTGTCCCGTAGACTGTTTTTATGAAGGGCCTAATATGTTAGTTATTAATCCAGATGAATGCATAGATTGTGCCTTATGTGAGCCAGAATGCCCTATAGACGCAATATTTTCTGAAGATGAAGTACCTGAAGATCAAATTGTATATATAGAATTGAATGCAGAATTATCCTTGGAATGGCCTAATATAACTGAACAAAAAGACCCCTTAGAAGATTCAGATAAATGGAGAGAAATAAAAAATAAAATTGACCTCATAGAACGCTAAACTTTTCTTACTTTATGCAAAGAAAAAATTAGAACTACTCCGATTGACAACCCAAGAAATATTTCAAAAAAATTAGAAGAGACTATATCAAAAAAGAATTTAATCTCTACTTTCCAGATTAATGGGATACTTAGAAGTACTAAACCAAAGAAAATACCTTCTAAAATAGGTTTTTGGAACTTGTAAGCCTTTCTTAGAAGTCTAACAAATGTAAAAAGTCCAAATAAACATCCACAAAGGAATATTAAAAGAATTAAATAGTCCAGATTTACCAAAGCATTGATCATAAATCCATATAGTCCTAAAATAAGCAATATAAAACTTCCAGAAACACCTGGTAAGATAAATCCGCAAATAGCAATAAATCCTCCAAAGAAAATTACTATAAAGCTTATATTTTCTTGATCCAATGTTGGCAGTAAAAAAACAAATATTACTATTAATAAGGAAATTAAAAAACCTGCTCCAAACTTTTTAGTTATAATCTTTGGCTTAATGGGGTAAAGAAATAAAGAGCAGAATAATAAAGAAGAAAAAATAGATTTAAGAAAATAAGGATAGTTCGAAAGTAAAAATACTATCAATGCAGAAAAAGAAAAAATGCCTAAAAGCATCCCTATTAATAAAATAGAAATAAATTTCCCATCAATATAAGTCCATGCATCCTTAAATTCTCTTTTTGCTAAAAATTTAAAGAAAGAAATATTAAATTTAGAGATCATATTTATAAGATGCTCATATATGCCGAATAATAGAGCAATAGTCCCTCCTGAGACACCTGGTATGATTTCAGCAACGCCTATAAAAAACCCTTTAATAAGAATTAAAAAAGACTTCAATCTAATGTACCTCTAACTAATGGAACAAACGCAACATCATCTAGTTCTTTTATTTTTACTTGATTTTTATTTACTTTCAATATGAGTCTTAATTTTTGTGAGTTAGCATCCTTGACTGGAAGTACCATGCGACCACCTGTTTTTAATTGATTAATAAGTTTTTCAGGTATTTCATCTGAAACGGCTGCTGCAAGAATTGCATCATATATTTCTATTTCTTTGATGGTCTCTAATGCATCTCCGAACCTAGATTCCACATTCCTTATCTTCAGTTCTCTTAGATTATTCCTAGCTTTGATATATAGACCCCTTATTCTTTCTATGCTAACCAATTGATCTGTAAATCTTGATAAAATAGCTGATTGATATCCGCACCCAGTCCCAATTTCTAAAACTTTCTTAAAAGGTTTTTGAGTAAATAAGTCATGGCTAATTAAAGCTTCTGTCATTTTTGCAACAATATAAGGTTGTGAAATTGTTTGCTGAAAGCCAATAGGTAAAGACAAATCTTCATAGGCTCTTGATGCAAGAGCTTCATCAACAAAGAGATGTCTAGGCACATCTCTAATGGCCTCTAAGACTCTTACATCTTTAATTCCTTTTTCAGTTAATCTCTCAACTAGTCTTTTTCTTGTTCTCAAAGAAGTCATTCCTATACCTAATTCCTTTTCTATAGGACTCATTTCTAATATTAGATCTGTAACCAGCTTATTAAATTAGAATCTCCAACATCCAAAAAATTTGGATGAACTGGAGTTACAGAAACATATCCCTTTGATAAAGTTTCTATATCTGTATTTGAATGATTATTAGAATGCTTATCTCTATGAGTTATCCAAAACCTTTTTTCTCCTGATTTTTTTACTTCAATAGAGGGTGGATTTCTAGGACCCCAAGATCCTAAAACAGTATTCTTAATACCTTTCAAATCTTTAAAAGCAAGATTAGGAACATTTACATTTAAAGTTACTGATGGGTTTATAGACAAACTATTAATATTCTTAATAAGCTTCTTAGCAATTAAGGCTGCTGAAAGAAAATTTGGTAACATTTTCTGGTCTAGTTCCTTTTTATATGCCGAAGAAAATGCAATACACGGGAGTCGAGTATTCCTTCCCTCCATAGCAGCTCCTAAAGTTCCAGAATAAAGTAAATCTTCACCCATATTAGCGCCAGCATTAATACCAGATACCACAAGATCAGGTTCAAAAGGACATAAGCCATTTAATCCAAGAAAAACACAATCCGCAGGAGTACCATTAACAGACAGAAAATTTTCTTTAAAATCTTGAGTCTTTAGAGGTCTTTTTGTAGTAATAGAACTGCCTGCTCCACTCTGGTTTTTATCAGGAGCGATTACAAAGACATTTGCAATACCCTTTAATGCATCATAAAGGTACTGAAGTCCTTTAGCTTCAACTCCATCATCATTTGAAATAAGTATTTTTAGCAATTTTTATTAATCAAGGAAGTTTGGATAGTAAAACTACAGTATGACATGATATTCCTAAAGACTCACCTTCAGGCCCTAATCCATCGGTTGTTGTTGCTTTGCAACTTAGTTGCTCAATATCTATATTCAACTTTTCTGATAAATTTTTTCTAATTGATAAAAGGTGTGTACTCATCTTTGGCTCTTCTAGAATTAAAGTAACGTCTATGTTTTCAATAGAAAAACCTCTGTCTAAAACCATGTTTGCTACTTTATCTAAAATTAGACTACTAGATATGTCGCGAATCTTGGGGTCATTAGATGGAAAATATTGCCCTATATCTCCCATAGCCAAAGCACCCAATAATGCATCTGCTAATGCATGAATAATAATATCACCATCAGAATATGCTTCGATAGAATACTTGGAAGGGATAAAAATACCTCCTAATGTCATGCCTTTTCCAGGTACTATTTTATGAACATCAAATCCGTGCCCAATTCTCATATTAAATTATTGATTCATTAAAGTTATACAAGATTTAGCTAAAATTAAATCTTCCTCAACGGTTATCTTGATATTAGTTGCCGAACCCTCTAAAACTCTAACCAAACCACCTGATTGTTCCACTAAACTTGATTCATCAGTATATATATCATTAGAGGTATTATAAAACTTTGCAGCTTTAAAAAGAGCTTCTTTAGAAAATATCTGCGGGGTTAATGCAGACCATAAAACATCTCTGTCTAAAGTTCTTTTAATGACGCCATCTTCTTCTGTAAGTTTTATAGTGTCTGTACTACGTTTTGCAAGTATTAAGCCTTCTGCAGAATTTTTATTTTTTAAATCAGCAAAGTGTTTCAATAAATTTTTTAAATCAAAAATTTTTAAACAAGGTCTAACGGCGTCATGTATTAGGATATTTGAAAAATGTAATTCACTCTCGAGCCAAAAATTAATTCCATTTATAGAAGAATCTATGCGAGATTTACCTCCTTCAATAAATCTAACCTTTTCATTGTTTACAAGATCTAATTCTTTCCATAAATTATCCTTTGTATTTACCATAACTGCTATTCCTAAACAATTTTTAATCTGCAGTAAAGGAGAGATGCTTCTTTCTAGTATGGTCCTTCCTTCCAACTCTAGATATTGTTTTGGTTTAACAGTGCCTAATCTTTTTCCCTGACCAGCTGCAGGAATTACTGCTACAAAAGAATCATCTTGAATCACAAATTAATCAGTTAATTACTCTTCATCTTCAGAAAAGGAATAGAAAACTTCGTCTGGCTTTATTAGACCTAATTCTCTTCTAGCCAAACCTTCTATCGCTTCTTTTCCTGCGCCTAACCTTAACTTATCTTGAGTTAGCTCTTCATTAACTAAAAATAATTCTTTATTCTCAGATTCTAAAATTTTAATTTCAGTTTGCATTGCTTGCAATTTAAAGTAGTTAGCATTACCAAACCATATTGAATATTGCAGATATAAAATAAAGATCAATAAAATAGAAATTACCATTAATAAATATTTATTTTTATAAATATAGTTAAACATTATTCCTTAATGACAGCCTGCAAAGATGAAATCTTCATCATGCTCTATAGTTAATAATCTATTGTATTTAGAAACTCTTTCTGACCTTGATGGAGCACCAGTTTTAATTTGACCCACTCCTGTTCCAACAGATAAGTCGGCTATTAATGAATCTTCTGTTTCTCCCGATCTATGAGAGATTACAGATTTATAATTATTGTCAGAAGCCAATTTAATAGTTTCTAATGTTTCTGTAATTGACCCTATTTGATTAACTTTTATAAGAATTGAGTTAGCTGCTCCCATATCTATACCTTTTCTTAAAATTGCCGAGTTAGTAACAAATAGATCATCTCCAACTAACTGTATTTTATCACCAAGACTAGAAGTAATTTCTTTCCACCCATCCCAATCGTTTTCATCTAAACCGTCTTCAATAGAAGAAATAGGATATTTATCAACTAGTGTTTCTAAATAATTTATTAGCTCAGAAGAAGAAAAAGTTTCTTCCATGCCTTCCAAAACATAATTCGAATTCTTAAAAAATTCAGAAGAAGCCACATCTAGAGTTATAGCGATATCTTTTTGTGGTAAATAACCAGCTCCTTCTATAGCGCCTACAATCAGATCTAAAGCATCTTCGGCAGAATTTAAATTCGGAGCAAAACCTCCTTCATCTCCTACTGAAATACTTAATTTTTTCTTCTTCAAGCTTGATTTTAATTGATGAAATATTTCTATCCCAGCCCTTAAAGATTCTGCAAAGGTTTTAAAACCTAATGGCTGAACCATAAATTCTTGAAAATCTATTGGATTATCTGCATGGGCTCCTCCATTCAAAATATTAAGCATCGGAATGGGGAGGTTCATCTGTGGAGCTTTGTCATTAATAGATTTATAAATATTATTAAAGTGTTTATATAATGGCACATTTAAACTATTTGCTGCTGCCCTTGCGCAAGCCATAGAAACGCCTAAAATTGAATTAGCACCAAAATTAGATTTATTATCTGTACCGTCCTCTGTGCACATTAAAGAATCTATTTTATATAAATCATATGCATCCATACCTGACAATATTGAATTAATATCAGAACTAATTACTTCAAGTGCTCCCAAGACTCCTTTACCTAAATATCTTGACTCATCTCCATCCCTTTTTTCATGCGCTTCATGCATCCCTGTAGACGCGCCTGAAGGCACCATAGAAAAACCGGAAGAACCATCAGATAAAAATACTTTTACAGCAACAGTCGGATTTGCTCTTGAATCTATTAACTCATAAGCCTGGATTAACTGTATTCTTACTTTGGACATATTTTTATTAAATTTTCATAACAGGTAGGCCTTTAACTACTGAATCTATAGCCATAATCTGTTTTAAAAAAGGTTTTAATAACTCTAACGGTAAAGCAGAGGGTCCATCACATAAAGCTTGCTCAGGATTTGGATGGAGTTCCAAAAATAAACCAGCTAACCCAATAGACATTGCTGCTTTAGCTAAATCCAGAGCCGAACTTGCCCTCCCCCCTGATTTACCTCCTAAACTTCCAGGTTGTTGAAGTGAATGAGTGACGTCAAAAATTACAGGATATTCAAATTTTTTTAATGTAGAGATACCAATCATGTCTACAATGAGGTTATTGTATCCAAAGGAAGTTCCTCTCTCGCAAATTAATAACTTATCATTTTGAAAAGATGTAAACTTATTAATAATATTCTGAAAATCAAGAGGGGATAAGAATTGTCCTTTTTTTATATTAACAGGAAGACCTGTTTCAGCTGCAGATTTAATCAAATCTGTTTGTCTGCACAGGAAAGCTGGAATCTGTATTATATCAAGTACATCTTTTGCCACTTGAACTTCTCCCACAGTATGGACGTCAGATATAATTGGTACAGAATATTTATCCTTGATATCACTTAATATTTTTAAACCTTCTTCTAATCCTGGGCCACGAAAAGATTCTAGTGAAGATCTATTGGCTTTATCATACGAAGCCTTAAATACAAATGGTATACCCAATTCTCTCGTTACTGACACACAGTGATCTACAACCTGATCTGCTATAGATTCTGATTCCAAAACATTAAGCCCCGCAATAAGTGTAAAGGGTTTGTCATTACTTACTTTATTTTGTCCTATAATTATATTTTTCAATTTATCTTCTTTTTTTAAATAATTTTGCGGCTTTTACAAAACCAGAAAAAAGAGGATGCCCTTCCCTCGGGTTTGAAGTAAATTCAGGATGAAACTGGCATCCAATAAACCATGGATGATCATTACGCTCTATTACCTCAACTAAGTTCTTACTTTCAGATCTTCCTACAAATTCTATCCCAGTTAATTGTAACTTATCAATATAGTTATTATTGATTTCATATCTATGCCTATGTCTTTCTTTTATTATGTTTTGGCCATAAAGATTTTTAGTTTTGGATTTATTAGTCAATAAACATTCCTGAGAACCTAAACGCATAGTTCCGCCTAAATCTGAATGCTCATCTCTTTTTTCCACACTTCCATCTATATTTTCCCATTCATGAATTAATCCAACAACTGGATGAAGGGTATCAGAGTTAAATTCAGTGCTGTCAGCATCTTTTAAATTAGCTATATTCCTTGCAGATTCAATTACCGCTATTTGCATACCTAAACAGATACCTAAATAAGGCACTTTATTAACTCTTGCATATTTTGCAGCTGAAATCATACCCTCTATACCTCTTTCCCCAAAACCTCCTGGAACTAAAATAGCGTCTGCATCCTTCAAAATATGTCTTACATTTTTAGCATCTAAATATTCAGAATCAACATAATTTATTTTAACTGTTAAGCCTTTTTGGATACCTGCATGAATTAAAGCTTCATTTAAAGATTTATAGGCATCTACAAAATCTGTGTATTTACCTACCATAGCTATTTCAATAGACCCTGATAAGTTTTCTTCGGCTTCTACAACGCCTTTCCAATCTCCTAATTTTGGCGACTTACAGTTAACATTAAGTTTATTGACAACAATTTTATCAACTTTTTGTTCATTAAGAAGCATGGGTATCTTGTAGATACTATTAACATCAGGCATAGAAATTACGCTCTCCTTAGATACATTTGTAAACAAAGCAATTTTTTGCCTAGCTTCGTCGGATAATTTATCTTCAGATCTGCAAATTAATATATCTGGTTGCAAACCATGGGAAAGCATTTCTTTTACTGAATGTTGGGTAGGTTTTGTTTTAATCTCTCCAGCTGCTGAAATAAAAGGAACAAGTGTTAAGTGCATAAAAAGAGTATTTTCAGCTCCAAGATTCAGCTTCATTTGTCTTATAGCTTCTAAAAAAGGTTGCGATTCTATATCTCCTACAGTTCCTCCAATCTCAACTATTGCTACTTGAGACTCTTTAGATCCGTGGATTATTCGTCTCTGAATCTCATCCGTGATGTGAGGGATAACTTGGACCGTACCACCGAGATAATCCCCCTTTCTTTCTTTTCTTAAAACCGTTTCATATACTTGACCAGTTGTAAAATTATTATTCTTGGTCATCTTAGATTTTATAAAACGTTCATAGTGGCCAAGATCAAGATCAGTCTCTGAACCATCTTCAGTTACAAATACTTCACCATGCTGGAAAGGACTCATAGTGCCGGGATCAAGATTTATATAAGGATCAAGTTTTAATATAGTTACTTTGATTCCTCTACTTTCTAAAAGTGCCCCTAAGGATGCTGCTGCTATACCTTTACCTAAAGAAGAGACTACCCCCCCAGTAACGAAAATATAACTTGTCTTTTGAATTGCCATCTTTATTAACCTTAAAAAAGAAAATAAGATTTCTTTTGTTTAAGATGGGTAATTAGAATAACAGGAGTTGCTTATATGAACAATAAAAAAAATTAAGCAGACTTATCAAGTGGTTTTTCTAATTCGGCCCACTCTATCTCTCCATCATTCTTTTCGTGCTCAAACTCTAAGACACCTAATTTGTCATAAAGAGGTCTTACGTTGTCAGTTAATAGACCAATTCTAGATAAATTCGGAATAACTCTTGAAAAAAGTAACTGCTGAAAATGAGCTCCAAAGCCGTTATTGTTAGAAAAATCTCTTGCTTCATCTTCATCCCATCCATAATATCTGAATACATCAGTAGGAAATAATCTCTCTTTACTTATAACGCAAGCTTCGTAAGCAAACATGGCTCTCTCTTCCTTTTCTTTCATTGTTAGCGTCTTTAAAAATTCTTCTAAATAATTTACTCCAAAGGTTACATGACGCGCTTCATCTCTTATTACAAAATATAAAATATCTTGTAGCACTGGATCAGGGGTTACTTGTCTAGCAGTATTAAAAGCCGCTAAGGCAAGACCTTCTATAATAATCTGCATTCCAATTAGTTTGAGATCCCATCTCTCATCTTTCAGGATCTTATCTAATAAACTTTTAAGGCCAAGGCCAACAGGATACATAATCTTTGATCTTTGAGTTATATATCTATTAAAAACTTCTACATGTCTTGCTTCATCAAAAGTTTGAGATGCTGCATAAAGTTTAGCTTGATAAGTTGGTGCACAAGAAACAAGCTGAGATGCTACTAAGAGAGCACCTTGCTCACCATGAAGAAACTGACTAAATTGACTTGCCCCTCTATGTCTTAAGAATTCTAACTTTTCTTCTTTTCTTAAAGATGCATAAGGTGGATAGTTATCCCAGAAAATCTCTGGAACATCTTTCATTTCCTGGAAAGGTCTGTCCCAATCAATATCTATACTTGTATTCCAATTTAATTTCTTACCTAGTTCATAGAGTTTAGAAATCCTATCATCTTGCATTCTATAATCCCAATTATAAGAACCCATCAATGGAGTTTTAAATATTTCTGCAATATCAACTATATCGTCTTCCGTTAAAGACTTTTCTTGTTCATCTTTGAAATCTTTGACCTTTCTAGAACTTTCTTTTACGTAGTTTATTTTCATTAATCTAATTTCCTTATTCAGAATCTAAATTATTTATAGGAGGAGACTGATCCCTAGAAAGATTCTCAAATCTTGCCGTTTCATTCCTAAATGCTAAATAAGTAGCTTTTGTTGGTCCATTCCTTTGCTTTGCTATATTTACCTCTGCTTTTCCTTTACTATCAAGATCAGTCTTATCATAATATTCGTGTCTATAAAGCATTGCTATTACATCAGCATCTTGCTCTATAGCACCTGAATCTCTTAGATCAGCTAAAATTGGTCTTTTATTAGGTCTCTGCTCTACAGCACGGTTAAGTTGTGATAAAGCTATTACAGGAACATCTAATTCTTTCGCTAAGGCTTTAAGTGATCTAGAAATTTCACTTATTTCGGCTACTCTATTGTCTCTACTACCAGCCACTTGCATTAATTGAAGATAATCTACAACAATTAAACATAAATCTTTTGATTCTCTTTTTACTCTTCTAGCTCTAGCTCTTAATTCGGATGGTGTTAAAGCAGCAGTATCATCTAATAATATTTTCTTTTGACTTAGAATAGATAGAGCTTTATCTATCCCCTGCCAATCTTCATCTTTTAGCTTTCCTCTCATTAAATTTTGTAAATCAATCTTAGATATACTGGAAATTAACCTCCTAACTACTTGCTCTGAAGACATTTCCATACTGAAGAGTAAAACAGTTTGATCTGTGCTTCTAGCTACATTTTCAGCTATATTAAAGGCAAAAGCTGTTTTCCCCATTGAAGGTCTCCCAGCTATTACTATTAAATCTTGTTTTTGAAATCCAAGAGTTAGCTCATCTATTTCTGTAAAGCCACTGCTAATACCTACTAAAGAGCTTCCACTCTCCTGCGCCTTTTGAATAGAAGAATATACAGGACCTAATAAATCTGAAACTACTTTCGGTCCATCACTTCTATTAACATCATCTCTGAGTCCTAATATCTTCTCTTCAGCTTCATCTATTACAAAATCACTACTAGAAGCATCTGAAACCTTAGCTACATCAGAAATTTCATCTGCTATCGAAATTAATCGCCTTAAATTTGCTCTTTGTTTGATGATTTGAGCATAGCTTTCTATATTTGCAACACTTGGTGTTTCTTTAGCTAACTGAGTAAGATAATTTTTTCCCCCTACATTTATTAACTGACTTAGATGCCCACTTGCTTCTATCATCTCTTGAACAGTTATTACGTCAACTGGTTTTCCTGTATCTTGAAGATCTTTTATAGTTCTGTATATTAATTGATGCTCAGGATTATAAAAATCTCCTTCTATAACTAACCCTGCTATCACATCCCAAGCTTCATTTTTTAGCATTATACCGCCGAGGACCGCTCTTTCTGCTTCAAGAGAAAAGGGTAACTCAGTATTTCTAGAAGATTGCATTATATTTTTTAAAACTTATGAAAATAAATAGGATATTATTCCTCAAAGTATGAGGATATCATAAACTAATTAATGCGGAATATTATTCTTCTGGTTTTATTATGATAGTTATTTTTTGAACTACTTTTGGATGCAGTTCTATGTCTACTTCATAAGAACCTAGTTCTTTAAATGTTCCTAAAGGAAGCCTGATAGACTGAATATCAACATCAAAATCAGATTTCTTTAACCCTTCTGATATTTCTCTAGTTCCAATAGAGCCATATAGACTTTGCTCTTCAGATACGGGAACGAATAATTCTAATTCATAATCCTTTAATTTTTCAGCTATATTGTTTGCTTCCTTAATTTTACCTAATTCAGATTTTTCTATTAATTCTCTTTTTGCCTCAAACTCTTCTTTAGCTTCGTCACTTGCTAAGATTGCCTTACCATTTGGAATTAAAAAGTTTCGTGCATAACCTTTTTTTACTGTTACTAAATCTCCAGGATCTCCTAGATTTAGGACTGTTTCTAATAAAATTAGGTCCATTTTTATTTAAAGTGAGAGTCTGTATAAGGAAGTAAAGAAAGATGCCTAGCTCTTTTGACTGCTATTGATAATTGTCTCTGAAATTTTGCCTTTGTTCCTGTAATTCTTGCAGGCATAATTTTACCTGTTTCAGTTATAAATTCTTGTAAAAGGTGGACATCTTTATAATCTATTTCAGTAATTCCCATCCTTGTAAATTTACAAAAGGTATTTCTGACCTCCTGAGGCCTTCTTTTTTTAATTATTTTCTTTTTAGCCATTCTATACTCCTTTTAAGAGTTCTTTTCTCCGGAATCTTCTGTTTTTTTATCATCTAATTCTGTTCTAACTTCTTTAATTTCTTCCTTTTCAGAATCCTCTGTTTTCTTATCTTCAACATTTTCCTCTGATGACTTAGAATCTCCAATATCTTTATCTATGACCGTCTCTTTCTTTATTAAGGAAGCCTTATCTTTGGGCACATTTGAAACTGATTTCTCTCTTTCATATGATTCTTTTTCTTTTTCTTTTTCTGAATCAATCTTTGTTACTTTCAATAAAGCTGATTGTCCTGATTCTGGACTAC belongs to SAR86 cluster bacterium and includes:
- the dnaB gene encoding replicative DNA helicase is translated as MQSSRNTELPFSLEAERAVLGGIMLKNEAWDVIAGLVIEGDFYNPEHQLIYRTIKDLQDTGKPVDVITVQEMIEASGHLSQLINVGGKNYLTQLAKETPSVANIESYAQIIKQRANLRRLISIADEISDVAKVSDASSSDFVIDEAEEKILGLRDDVNRSDGPKVVSDLLGPVYSSIQKAQESGSSLVGISSGFTEIDELTLGFQKQDLIVIAGRPSMGKTAFAFNIAENVARSTDQTVLLFSMEMSSEQVVRRLISSISKIDLQNLMRGKLKDEDWQGIDKALSILSQKKILLDDTAALTPSELRARARRVKRESKDLCLIVVDYLQLMQVAGSRDNRVAEISEISRSLKALAKELDVPVIALSQLNRAVEQRPNKRPILADLRDSGAIEQDADVIAMLYRHEYYDKTDLDSKGKAEVNIAKQRNGPTKATYLAFRNETARFENLSRDQSPPINNLDSE
- the rplI gene encoding 50S ribosomal protein L9, coding for MDLILLETVLNLGDPGDLVTVKKGYARNFLIPNGKAILASDEAKEEFEAKRELIEKSELGKIKEANNIAEKLKDYELELFVPVSEEQSLYGSIGTREISEGLKKSDFDVDIQSIRLPLGTFKELGSYEVDIELHPKVVQKITIIIKPEE
- the rpsR gene encoding 30S ribosomal protein S18 — its product is MAKKKIIKKRRPQEVRNTFCKFTRMGITEIDYKDVHLLQEFITETGKIMPARITGTKAKFQRQLSIAVKRARHLSLLPYTDSHFK
- the rpsF gene encoding 30S ribosomal protein S6 gives rise to the protein MRNYEIIFIIHPDQADQASSFIEKFSNQVKATKGLIHRVEDIGLRKLAYPIQDQYKGGYVLMNVECDQVTIDEIKSSFKFDDSIIRDLILIKGSPESGQSALLKVTKIDSEKEKEKESYEREKSVSNVPKDKASLIKKETVIDKDIGDSKSSEENVEDKKTEDSEKEEIKEVRTELDDKKTEDSGEKNS